The following are encoded in a window of Roseimaritima ulvae genomic DNA:
- a CDS encoding dockerin type I domain-containing protein → MLLDWSDVAGSVFGYARSTYDVAAAVAEQLITPGFLADLPTPVAELPIHLLGHSRGASLVGELAHQLGQRGVWVDQVSTWDPHPVDGIREPTLFNADYGDAPMVRYQNVVFWDNYWRTQGDGSLDFTGEPVANTANLQLSEAVLSDGGYSNEHSDVHLWYHGTVDPSLLPPANDGSEDVPQDWYGGPHPQRGASGFVYSRIVGGARPLTGLSQAVGGTAESAALDWSGANWPNLLDLRVIGGGQTFDAEQTIPLSYYHADADSGATVSLSLDVDQNPYNDNPLPVAEQVVSSSIELRPNQTLLPTSGIAAGSYYISARIADAAGRTRYAYSSLPITLVATTPEEDDYVDISDGQSLDVTAAAILEQHPQSKRLYVYRGAAGQLNTFEPWQTAEPQFIGGRLYHRGDAEAGSQTAKLFVSTDNAWSNPFRVADVDGNGLVEPIDVLYLINALNRARVSSFAVVQPLTDSQAPERYLDVDNDRLITPSDPLQVVNWLNIQNRLRRGNAQA, encoded by the coding sequence ATGTTGCTGGATTGGTCCGATGTGGCCGGATCGGTGTTCGGTTACGCTCGCAGCACCTACGACGTAGCGGCTGCGGTTGCCGAACAATTGATAACGCCCGGCTTTCTGGCAGACTTGCCGACGCCGGTAGCCGAACTGCCGATCCACTTGCTGGGGCACAGTCGCGGCGCATCGTTGGTCGGCGAACTGGCGCATCAGCTGGGACAGCGTGGCGTGTGGGTCGATCAAGTCAGCACGTGGGATCCGCATCCGGTTGACGGCATCCGCGAACCCACCCTGTTCAACGCGGACTACGGCGATGCACCGATGGTCCGTTACCAGAACGTCGTGTTCTGGGACAATTACTGGCGGACACAGGGCGACGGCTCACTGGACTTCACCGGCGAACCGGTCGCCAACACAGCCAACCTGCAGCTTTCCGAAGCCGTGTTGTCCGACGGTGGCTACAGCAACGAACACTCCGACGTCCACCTGTGGTACCACGGCACGGTCGACCCGTCCTTGCTTCCGCCGGCAAACGATGGTTCTGAAGACGTACCCCAAGACTGGTATGGCGGACCGCATCCTCAGCGCGGTGCGTCGGGGTTCGTTTACAGCCGGATCGTGGGCGGCGCGCGTCCGCTGACTGGACTGTCGCAAGCGGTGGGTGGCACAGCGGAATCTGCGGCACTCGACTGGAGCGGTGCCAACTGGCCGAACCTGTTGGACCTGCGGGTCATCGGCGGCGGACAAACGTTTGACGCGGAACAGACGATCCCGTTGAGTTACTACCACGCGGACGCCGATAGCGGCGCGACCGTCAGCTTGTCGTTGGACGTCGATCAAAATCCCTACAACGACAATCCACTGCCCGTAGCAGAGCAAGTGGTCTCTAGTTCCATCGAGCTGCGGCCGAACCAGACCCTGCTACCGACCTCCGGCATCGCCGCCGGAAGCTACTACATTTCCGCTCGGATCGCCGACGCCGCAGGCCGCACGCGTTACGCTTATAGCTCGCTTCCGATCACGCTCGTGGCAACCACACCCGAAGAGGACGACTACGTCGATATCTCGGACGGCCAGAGCTTGGATGTCACCGCCGCCGCGATCCTCGAACAGCACCCGCAGAGTAAACGCTTGTACGTATACCGCGGTGCCGCGGGCCAACTGAATACTTTCGAACCGTGGCAGACGGCGGAACCACAATTCATCGGCGGGCGGCTATACCATCGCGGCGATGCGGAGGCGGGGAGTCAAACGGCGAAACTATTTGTCTCGACAGACAACGCCTGGTCGAACCCGTTTCGCGTCGCCGACGTGGATGGTAACGGATTGGTAGAACCGATCGATGTGTTGTATTTGATCAACGCCTTGAACCGAGCCCGCGTCAGCAGTTTCGCCGTCGTGCAGCCCCTCACCGACAGCCAAGCCCCGGAGAGATATCTGGACGTGGATAACGATCGATTGATCACACCATCGGACCCGCTACAGGTAGTCAACTGGCTGAACATTCAAAATCGTTTGCGCCGAGGCAATGCACAAGCCTGA
- a CDS encoding alpha/beta hydrolase family protein yields MNQLFLIRFWLPHLCLAFTAAVVFNGQAAGQDAAAGRGSKAFAATRVLGPDAVATDSRSEPLKDLNGHFPFAPPEDLEAWEARAAELRKRVLVATGLWPMPQRTPMNPVIHGKVQRDGFTIEKVYFESVPGHFVTGMLFRPEKVEGQLPGILCPHGHGGRMNPQDRNTVRRMIAAGQERFEESGSNAKLARCAQLARMGCVVFMFDMLGYADSQQISYDLAHRYGKPRSQYAGGKTSPDGKWGFFTVQAESRLQTIMGLQTWNAIRSLDFLEQLPDTDPKRLAVTGNSGGGTQTILLGAIDDRPIASFPNGMVSVSMQGGCTCENCSLLRIGTGNVELAALMAPKPQAMTAADDWTIAMMTDGYPQLQQTYDLYGKRDNVLCRDFTHFPHNFNYVTRGMMYSWFNKHIGLGLKEPIVEEDWPRLTDEESALWTDQHPAPPGGDAHEQSVTSFLDEQANQQIDALLNENTKSLQPYRELVGTAWNTIIGRTVPDTEQLERDIVDQTDRDGYRMVKQVVKLKSHDESLPVVSLIPTKANRNGKTVLWIDDRGKASLMNETGKLVDRAQQFIDAGTSIIAADLFGQGEFTEDGLPVAQQRVVKNPRQYAGYTFTYNPTLLVRRVHDVMTLLAQARTGEGKADELIVYGRGGAEPIAAAAVATSGANVKRLMLQSADFRFDAVPSYRDPYFVPGGVKYGDLPGLLALVAPTPIELESGDLPALAKWAQAMQ; encoded by the coding sequence CGAAGATCTGGAGGCCTGGGAAGCTCGCGCGGCAGAGCTGCGCAAGCGAGTGCTGGTCGCTACGGGCCTGTGGCCGATGCCCCAGCGGACGCCCATGAACCCGGTGATCCATGGCAAAGTCCAACGCGATGGGTTTACGATCGAAAAGGTCTACTTCGAAAGTGTGCCCGGACACTTTGTCACCGGAATGCTGTTCCGCCCCGAAAAGGTGGAGGGACAGTTGCCCGGCATCTTGTGCCCCCATGGCCATGGCGGACGGATGAATCCCCAGGACCGTAACACGGTTCGCCGCATGATCGCCGCCGGCCAAGAACGATTCGAAGAATCGGGCAGCAATGCGAAACTGGCTCGCTGCGCCCAACTGGCTCGGATGGGATGTGTGGTGTTCATGTTCGACATGCTGGGCTACGCCGATAGCCAACAGATTTCCTACGACCTGGCGCATCGCTATGGCAAGCCTCGATCTCAATACGCCGGCGGCAAAACCAGCCCCGACGGCAAGTGGGGATTTTTCACCGTGCAAGCCGAATCGCGATTGCAAACCATCATGGGCTTGCAAACCTGGAACGCCATCCGCTCGCTGGACTTCCTGGAACAATTGCCCGATACCGACCCCAAGCGTTTGGCGGTGACCGGCAACAGCGGTGGGGGCACGCAAACGATTCTGCTGGGTGCGATCGACGACCGCCCGATCGCTTCGTTCCCCAACGGCATGGTCAGCGTTTCCATGCAGGGCGGCTGCACGTGTGAAAACTGTTCGCTGCTGCGCATCGGCACCGGCAACGTCGAACTGGCCGCTTTGATGGCCCCCAAACCGCAAGCCATGACGGCGGCGGATGACTGGACGATTGCCATGATGACCGACGGCTACCCGCAATTGCAGCAGACCTACGATCTGTACGGCAAACGCGACAACGTACTTTGCCGCGACTTCACACACTTTCCTCACAACTTCAACTACGTGACCCGCGGGATGATGTATTCCTGGTTCAATAAACATATCGGTCTGGGGTTGAAGGAACCGATTGTGGAAGAAGACTGGCCCCGTTTGACGGACGAGGAATCCGCGCTCTGGACCGACCAGCATCCGGCCCCACCCGGCGGTGACGCTCACGAACAAAGCGTCACCAGCTTCCTCGACGAACAAGCCAACCAGCAGATCGACGCGTTGCTAAACGAAAACACCAAATCGCTGCAACCCTATCGTGAACTGGTCGGCACAGCTTGGAACACCATCATCGGCCGCACCGTCCCCGACACCGAGCAACTGGAACGGGACATCGTCGACCAGACCGACCGCGACGGGTATCGGATGGTCAAACAAGTGGTGAAGCTGAAGTCTCACGACGAATCGCTGCCCGTCGTATCGCTGATTCCAACCAAGGCCAACCGAAATGGAAAAACGGTGCTCTGGATCGATGACCGGGGTAAAGCCAGTTTGATGAACGAAACCGGGAAACTGGTCGATCGAGCTCAACAGTTCATCGACGCCGGCACCTCTATCATCGCTGCCGACCTATTTGGGCAAGGCGAATTCACCGAAGACGGCTTGCCGGTCGCTCAGCAACGCGTGGTCAAGAACCCGCGGCAGTACGCCGGCTACACGTTTACTTACAACCCCACTCTGCTGGTGCGGCGAGTACACGACGTGATGACGCTGCTGGCCCAAGCTCGAACGGGTGAAGGGAAAGCGGACGAGTTGATCGTCTACGGACGCGGCGGTGCCGAACCGATCGCAGCCGCCGCCGTAGCCACCTCGGGTGCAAACGTTAAACGCCTGATGTTGCAGTCCGCCGATTTCCGTTTCGATGCGGTGCCTTCTTATCGCGATCCGTACTTCGTTCCCGGCGGAGTTAAATACGGTGACCTACCGGGCTTGCTGGCGCTCGTCGCGCCGACGCCAATCGAATTGGAAAGCGGTGACCTGCCGGCCCTCGCGAAATGGGCGCAAGCGATGCAGTAG